Part of the Nicotiana sylvestris chromosome 2, ASM39365v2, whole genome shotgun sequence genome, ATGTGGCCGTTCTGATAAGATGAATTGGAACTCTGAGACAGAGACAGAGCTAAAAAATGTGAATGAATAGCTATTAGCTGTATATATCCTGCACAGTTTTAAAGTACAAGTTCTTTCATCCACAACACACTTCCCCAACAATGCCTTCTACAAGTTTTGAGGTCCCAATCCAACGTGCATACAGAAGCTATTTTAATGTGCTGTAGCGGTTTGTACCATGTTTAGCCCAATGATCCTTCAGGTCAAGTGGAACAGAGAGGTCATAACCTTGACCAGCAAGACGATTAAGCAATTTACTGAAGGCACCACCACTCATCTTTCTGCCACCCACCCGGGAATAGCGTTTGTTTGATATTTGAGGTAACGGGTACATAGATATGGTAGTTGTGCAGCAGGCTGATTGCCACCCACCATGACCCCATTTGTAGCATGGCTGAGGAGTCCCAGTACAGGAGCAAACTGGCACTGGCATGGCAGACTCATCAAAATTGATTTGGTTCAAACCCAAGTTATCTTTCCATGATGTGAGCTGCATATCTCCCTCCTTATCACTATCCAACTCTTGCAGATTTACCCAATCATCTGATGATGTAGAAATGACCTGCATATTCAAACTTTCTGCGCCAATTTTACCCTGCCTTGGTATCTTGGCTTGCTTATTGTGTCTGCTCTCTTTAGGTCGCCTGACCTTTTTAGGATTCTTTGCTTCAGAAGTATCCGTGCCTTTCAAGTAGCCGGCTGTGGGATCTTCCGTTGAACCATGAGCTGCTTCAGCTATGGTTTTATGCATTTGTTGTTGGTTATAAATGTGTTTTGCACCAGTTTCAGTGTCATTTCCTGGTGAATCTGGAACCACATTGTTGTCATTTATAGAGCTCTCCCCTAATCGAAGAGCAGCAATGGCATCATCTCTTTCTTGTATCGCAGCATTACGCTCTGCAAGAGCTGCATCCCTCTGAAGCATTGCCATGTCTCGCTCTGCAAAAGCCCTTTTTCTCTCCTCTAGTGCCATATTCCGTTCACGGATGGCAGCATCCCTCTCGGCCATGATGGCCATGTAAGTCTTTATAGTAAAGTTATTGTGGTCCTTTATTAAAGAAAGAATCATTAAGCATATACATAATCAGATCATTATAGTTTAATACAGTAGCCTGTTCATGAAAATTATTTTAGTTGCCAGCTAAGTGACAGCATTATGGTACATAAGTAGGTTCTACCAGTTTTCTCTTTGGTTTGTTAATCTAGAATAGGTTCAGTCAGGTCTTATTAATTCGCAGTGGTAAGTGAAGTCTAAAAGATTTCTAAATCAATTACTGATAGTTGCTGCAATTGTAAGATATATATTTAAAGTTCCTTAAACAGAGGTACTTGCAGATTCCTTCTCAGAAATATTTAAACCTTCTCAAAAAAGGTACTTGcaatttttttctgtttcttatgaaAACAAGTCAACATTACCAAACATTCACCTGATACAGAAAAATGCAAAATCCAAATATAAAAGTATGGCATCATACCATCATATCATTCAGGAGAAAAGGCAAATGCTAGAAACCCATCTTGAATGTGGCCTTTCTGCAGAAATATAAGATAAAATACTTTATATAATAATCTCAAAGCAACCAAAGTTGTAGACAAATGAATGCGACACATCAGTCACAAACCCAATATTATTGATTTCAAGCTTTCCTAGAGACGGGAACTTTATCTCATCTCCATCTGTTCTATCTAACATTACTCATGATTAAGTCCCCCCTTATGCCAAGAAATAAGGAAAGCGAACACAGGTTTCCACATAAAAAGCAGTTCTTTCTTTTACCATCTATGACTTGATAAAGAAGTACAGACAAACACAGAtcaaattccttttttttaataACCGTGG contains:
- the LOC104237200 gene encoding barley B recombinant-like protein D, whose product is MMDHNNFTIKTYMAIMAERDAAIRERNMALEERKRAFAERDMAMLQRDAALAERNAAIQERDDAIAALRLGESSINDNNVVPDSPGNDTETGAKHIYNQQQMHKTIAEAAHGSTEDPTAGYLKGTDTSEAKNPKKVRRPKESRHNKQAKIPRQGKIGAESLNMQVISTSSDDWVNLQELDSDKEGDMQLTSWKDNLGLNQINFDESAMPVPVCSCTGTPQPCYKWGHGGWQSACCTTTISMYPLPQISNKRYSRVGGRKMSGGAFSKLLNRLAGQGYDLSVPLDLKDHWAKHGTNRYSTLK